The Heyndrickxia vini genome contains a region encoding:
- a CDS encoding NUDIX hydrolase, which yields MKSSNKIVVAVKGVIVYEGRVLIVQRTKEDKIGGGTWECVGGKIEFGEDLESALLREIKEEVGLSVTVEKLLYATTFKTDPTRQVVILTYLCSSDSSNAILSKEHSSFKWATKEQLRLLLSPEIITDFEKNNVFSIEVLN from the coding sequence ATGAAAAGTTCAAATAAAATAGTTGTTGCTGTTAAAGGTGTTATTGTATATGAAGGCAGGGTATTAATAGTTCAACGTACTAAAGAAGATAAAATCGGCGGCGGAACTTGGGAATGTGTTGGTGGAAAAATAGAGTTTGGAGAAGATTTAGAATCTGCACTCTTACGAGAAATTAAAGAAGAAGTAGGATTATCTGTTACAGTAGAGAAACTTTTATATGCTACTACCTTCAAAACTGATCCAACAAGACAAGTTGTTATTTTGACTTATCTATGTAGTAGTGATAGTAGTAATGCTATTCTATCTAAGGAACATTCTAGTTTCAAGTGGGCCACTAAAGAACAATTGAGATTACTATTGTCTCCGGAAATAATAACTGATTTTGAGAAAAATAATGTTTTCTCAATAGAAGTTTTGAATTAA
- a CDS encoding recombinase family protein, with protein sequence MANDINNDKANKILEDYLSGKPLRVAVIIRVSTTKEEQKTSLANQEKLFKQMIEEKGWILYDFYADVKSGTKYNRKGLDQLIQDAKDEKFDLILSKELSRLARNVPLSYKLKDIISKNNIHIKTLDGAIDTLNKNQDNFGLYAWLYQKESQNTSDRIKQALRTNAKDGEFIGSLAPYGYYVKNKTLYIRNDNTPEIVRRIFREYIEGRGFDAIARNLYNEGIPTPSQISEKINASDKWHGSTIKKILMNPHYIGMLVQCRDTKPSVIDERKKVQEKDYAIKENTHEAIVSPEIYWAAQDLIISRSRTRPQQEKHFFTNTIFCEDCGRGMHYKKNRKGYVCGNYNKHGEKACTPHYIKEDQIINVILNDLSKVSLQMKLEDKFDIIKRKINKKIANETKEIARAERELTTLKKDIIKLTKDFSKRKIRPEAYKLTIKDIEEDINKIEKKKIELELKISNTKQKINIDKIQAEINDYIKFDQLTSELIHLLINRIEVKEYGDIKIYYRVSDKSFMN encoded by the coding sequence ATGGCAAATGATATAAATAATGACAAAGCTAATAAAATACTTGAAGATTATCTATCAGGAAAGCCTTTGCGGGTTGCTGTAATAATAAGGGTATCTACTACTAAAGAGGAACAAAAAACATCTCTTGCAAACCAAGAGAAATTATTTAAGCAAATGATTGAGGAAAAAGGATGGATCTTATATGACTTCTATGCTGACGTCAAATCTGGTACAAAATACAATAGAAAAGGCCTAGATCAATTAATTCAAGATGCTAAGGATGAAAAATTTGATTTAATTTTATCTAAAGAACTTTCACGTTTAGCAAGAAACGTACCACTTTCTTACAAATTAAAAGATATAATTAGCAAAAATAATATTCATATCAAAACACTTGATGGGGCAATCGACACTTTAAATAAAAATCAAGATAACTTCGGATTATACGCTTGGCTTTATCAAAAAGAATCTCAGAATACCAGTGATAGAATTAAACAAGCACTTCGAACTAATGCAAAAGATGGCGAATTCATAGGTTCACTAGCCCCGTATGGATACTATGTAAAAAATAAAACTCTATATATAAGAAACGACAATACGCCTGAAATTGTTAGACGTATTTTTCGAGAGTATATAGAGGGTCGCGGATTTGATGCTATTGCAAGAAATTTATATAACGAAGGAATCCCCACACCATCTCAAATTAGTGAAAAAATTAATGCTAGCGATAAATGGCATGGCTCGACCATCAAGAAAATATTAATGAATCCTCATTATATTGGGATGCTAGTTCAATGTAGAGATACAAAACCATCAGTAATTGATGAACGGAAAAAAGTACAAGAAAAAGATTATGCAATTAAAGAAAATACGCATGAGGCAATAGTGTCTCCTGAAATTTATTGGGCTGCACAAGATTTAATCATTTCTAGAAGCCGTACAAGACCACAGCAGGAAAAACATTTTTTCACTAATACAATTTTTTGTGAAGATTGTGGTAGAGGAATGCATTATAAAAAAAATAGAAAAGGGTATGTATGCGGTAATTATAATAAGCATGGTGAAAAAGCTTGCACACCTCACTATATTAAAGAGGATCAAATAATTAATGTCATCTTGAATGATTTATCAAAAGTTTCTTTACAAATGAAATTAGAAGACAAGTTTGATATCATTAAAAGGAAAATTAATAAGAAGATTGCCAACGAAACTAAAGAAATAGCTCGTGCGGAAAGAGAATTAACAACTTTGAAGAAAGATATCATAAAACTAACAAAAGACTTCTCAAAAAGGAAAATTCGTCCAGAGGCTTATAAATTAACAATCAAAGATATAGAAGAAGATATCAATAAAATCGAAAAGAAAAAAATTGAACTAGAACTCAAAATTTCTAATACTAAGCAAAAAATCAATATCGATAAAATTCAAGCTGAAATTAATGATTATATAAAATTTGATCAACTAACTTCCGAATTAATACACTTGCTTATTAATAGAATTGAAGTAAAAGAGTATGGTGATATTAAAATATATTATCGTGTATCCGATAAATCATTTATGAATTAA
- a CDS encoding recombinase family protein: protein MKYGYARVSTIHQDLEVQLQQLEKENCDQIFSEIYTGTNKKREEFQKLINLLQEGDTLVVTKLDRFARSTQDAVEIIKDFFNRNIKVHVLNMGIIENTPTGRLIFTIFSAFAEFERDMIVERTQEGKMLAKQNPDFREGRPKKFSRQQINHALSLLENHSYKQVEDMTGISVSTLVRAKKKKRAEKIIEKELI, encoded by the coding sequence TTGAAATATGGTTACGCTAGGGTAAGTACAATCCATCAGGATTTAGAAGTACAGCTGCAACAATTAGAAAAGGAAAACTGCGATCAAATTTTTTCTGAAATATATACTGGCACAAATAAAAAGCGGGAAGAATTTCAAAAATTAATAAATCTCTTGCAAGAAGGAGACACATTGGTAGTTACAAAATTAGACCGCTTTGCTCGGAGTACGCAAGATGCTGTAGAAATCATTAAAGATTTCTTTAATAGGAATATTAAAGTCCATGTACTAAATATGGGCATTATTGAAAATACACCAACCGGTCGTCTAATTTTTACGATTTTTTCAGCCTTTGCTGAGTTTGAAAGAGATATGATTGTAGAACGAACCCAAGAAGGAAAAATGTTGGCCAAGCAGAATCCTGATTTCCGAGAGGGAAGGCCAAAAAAATTTTCAAGGCAGCAAATTAATCATGCCTTATCATTACTAGAAAATCATTCGTATAAACAAGTTGAAGATATGACTGGGATTTCAGTATCTACGCTTGTACGAGCTAAAAAGAAAAAAAGGGCAGAGAAAATTATAGAAAAGGAACTTATTTAA
- a CDS encoding DUF1788 domain-containing protein yields the protein MTIYKRLEQMEERINEEGFTTPKGIGSEIPHFVFDYPAEDELTVRTYVEGLLRRTPLNIKEINLFEFLISLFEEDLEELINIAEEEGYVELSQAIQTVLEDQDLLVNAFIEKADNTELIFITGVGAVHPFIRSSHLLKKLSNHAFRTPLILFYPGYFSGVDLRLFNKFRHEDEYQITRIS from the coding sequence GTGACCATATATAAACGATTAGAACAAATGGAAGAACGTATAAATGAAGAAGGGTTTACGACACCAAAAGGGATTGGCAGTGAAATTCCACATTTTGTTTTTGATTATCCAGCTGAAGATGAATTAACAGTACGTACATATGTTGAGGGATTATTAAGAAGAACTCCATTAAATATTAAAGAAATCAATCTTTTTGAATTTCTTATTAGTTTATTCGAAGAAGATCTAGAAGAACTAATCAATATTGCTGAAGAAGAAGGCTATGTGGAGCTTTCTCAAGCGATTCAAACTGTTTTAGAAGATCAAGATTTGTTGGTGAACGCATTCATTGAAAAAGCGGATAATACGGAATTGATTTTTATAACAGGTGTAGGAGCAGTACATCCATTTATTCGCTCCAGTCATCTACTTAAAAAATTATCTAACCATGCATTTAGAACACCGCTTATATTATTTTATCCGGGGTATTTTTCTGGAGTAGATTTACGCCTATTTAACAAATTCCGACATGAAGATGAATACCAAATTACAAGGATTTCATAA
- the pglX gene encoding BREX-1 system adenine-specific DNA-methyltransferase PglX encodes MNKTELKNFAIQSRRQLIDQVKTKALMYGIDEKNELEIQEQFGQLMINDKPYPLYMKPAFNSLKSQLKQKGYKQLVEEVAYTWFNRIIAIRYMEVHDYLPEKVNVLSSSVGRVDPDILFEYETMDLPVKQEEIRELLHVGDTESAYRKLFIAQCNALNSILPFLFEQIQDYTELLLPDFLLDAESVIKVLVQNDELTNSFEEIEVIGWLYQYYIAEEKNRVFAQKSKYKKEEIPFATQLFTPKWIVQYMVQNSLGRYWTESHREDEDLISNWEYFIKHEEEDFHEKIAPYVNKELRVEDIKLLDPAMGSGHILVYAFEVFHQIYEKCGYPERDIPRLIIENNLYGLDIDDRAYQLAAFTVVMKASSYSRRFLRSVEREGIQLNLASIQETNYIPDSVIAYVAQEEKGERFNQVKTFFEQYENAKTYGSLINITERDITFIQERLEHIQNNPVEDLLYAEQHEITKELLPLLIQQTKIIQNKYDVVVMNPPYMGFSSMNNNLYYFVKENYPNSKSDLYAVFLEKIFSIVKVNGFAALVTQQSWMFLSRYEKLRRKLLNKSTIDTMVHIGTGGFEDIGGEVVQTTSFVLKKQMIKEYEGVYIRLTDIKGVDSKISTFKSKLNRYTTNQEHFNLITGSPIAYWSNKNIREIFKNIKPLESYAEACTGLQTSDNNRFLRFWHEVNFNKIGFGIKNNNESISSLKKWFPYNKGGQFRKWYGNQEYIINWENDGSEIRDYNKYLNSTRTSSIGIGSVEYYFREFLTWSKVSSGKISVRYFPEGFMFDVAGLSLFTDEKNLKYILGFLNSSVCTYLLTILNPTMNFQVGNISSLPLIETDNQIIEIIGKKVDENITFMKSDWDSNEISFNYSRNVLLEFKNGKNLLKDIYKEYSQDKISNVKKLYENEEEINRIFIEIYGLQEELSPKDEESVLGIHEINRKEESQNLLSFFIGCLTGRYSLNSKGLIFAGGKWDDREYTLFKPHTNGVIHFTESHYFENDVILRLRDFLAVAFSSDTVDENIQWLAEALEMKKGEDAEARLRRYFLDEFFVDHCKMYQKRPIYWLVDSGKQKGLRTLIYMHRYQPDTMATIRFEHLQEIQSKYQNEISDLENRLVNPNLSASEKKKLTVEKVSFEKKMDELREFDKRLAELANEEIEIDLDDGVKVNYEMFYRGGKGVLAKIK; translated from the coding sequence GTGAACAAAACGGAATTGAAAAACTTTGCTATTCAATCACGTCGTCAATTAATCGATCAAGTAAAAACAAAGGCACTAATGTACGGTATTGATGAAAAGAATGAATTAGAAATTCAAGAACAATTTGGGCAATTAATGATTAATGATAAGCCATATCCCCTTTATATGAAACCAGCATTCAACTCATTAAAGAGTCAGCTTAAACAAAAAGGTTATAAGCAGTTAGTTGAAGAGGTTGCCTATACATGGTTTAACCGTATAATTGCAATCCGCTATATGGAAGTACACGATTATTTACCTGAAAAGGTAAATGTATTGTCAAGTAGTGTAGGACGGGTAGATCCTGATATTTTATTTGAATATGAAACAATGGATTTACCAGTAAAACAAGAAGAAATTCGTGAATTATTACATGTCGGAGATACAGAAAGCGCATATCGCAAGTTATTTATTGCACAATGTAATGCATTAAACAGTATTTTGCCATTCTTATTTGAACAAATTCAAGATTATACAGAGCTTTTACTACCAGACTTTTTACTAGATGCAGAATCAGTCATTAAGGTACTTGTTCAAAATGATGAATTAACGAATAGTTTTGAAGAAATTGAAGTGATTGGTTGGTTGTATCAATATTACATCGCGGAAGAAAAGAACCGAGTATTTGCGCAAAAAAGCAAATATAAAAAAGAGGAAATTCCTTTTGCAACACAGCTCTTTACACCGAAGTGGATCGTACAGTATATGGTACAGAACTCACTTGGACGCTACTGGACCGAATCGCATCGAGAAGATGAAGATTTAATCAGTAATTGGGAATATTTCATAAAGCATGAAGAAGAGGATTTTCACGAGAAAATTGCTCCATATGTGAATAAAGAGTTAAGAGTAGAGGATATTAAGCTACTTGATCCAGCAATGGGAAGTGGCCATATTTTAGTTTATGCGTTTGAAGTATTCCATCAGATTTATGAAAAGTGCGGGTATCCAGAACGTGATATTCCACGATTAATCATAGAAAACAATTTATATGGATTAGATATTGATGACCGCGCGTATCAATTGGCAGCATTTACAGTTGTAATGAAGGCATCTTCGTATTCTCGTCGTTTTTTGAGAAGTGTTGAACGAGAAGGTATTCAGTTGAATTTAGCATCCATACAAGAAACGAATTATATTCCGGACAGTGTGATTGCGTATGTTGCACAGGAAGAGAAGGGAGAGCGATTTAACCAAGTAAAGACTTTCTTTGAACAATATGAAAATGCCAAAACGTATGGTTCTTTAATTAATATTACAGAACGGGATATCACATTTATTCAAGAACGCTTAGAACATATTCAAAATAATCCTGTAGAAGATTTACTTTACGCAGAACAACATGAAATCACAAAAGAATTACTGCCATTATTAATTCAACAAACGAAAATTATACAAAATAAATATGATGTTGTTGTAATGAATCCTCCTTATATGGGATTCAGTTCAATGAATAATAATTTATATTATTTTGTGAAAGAAAATTATCCTAATTCAAAATCAGATCTTTATGCAGTTTTTCTGGAAAAAATATTTAGTATAGTCAAGGTTAATGGGTTTGCAGCACTTGTTACCCAACAATCATGGATGTTTCTTAGTAGGTACGAAAAACTTAGAAGAAAGTTACTTAATAAAAGCACTATTGATACTATGGTGCATATTGGTACTGGTGGATTTGAAGATATTGGTGGAGAAGTGGTACAGACTACATCATTTGTTTTGAAAAAACAAATGATTAAAGAATATGAAGGAGTGTATATTCGCTTAACTGATATTAAAGGAGTAGATTCTAAAATTTCTACTTTTAAGTCGAAATTAAACAGATATACTACTAATCAAGAACATTTTAATTTAATTACAGGGTCGCCGATAGCATATTGGAGTAACAAAAATATAAGAGAGATTTTTAAAAATATAAAACCATTAGAATCATATGCAGAAGCCTGCACAGGACTTCAAACATCTGACAATAACCGCTTTTTAAGATTTTGGCATGAAGTTAATTTTAATAAAATTGGATTCGGAATAAAAAATAACAATGAGTCTATAAGTTCATTAAAAAAATGGTTCCCTTACAATAAGGGGGGACAATTTAGAAAATGGTATGGTAACCAAGAATATATTATTAATTGGGAGAATGATGGAAGTGAAATTAGAGATTATAATAAATATTTAAATTCTACTAGAACTTCTAGTATAGGCATTGGTAGTGTGGAGTATTATTTTAGAGAATTTTTGACGTGGTCTAAAGTAAGTTCAGGTAAAATTTCAGTAAGATATTTTCCAGAAGGATTTATGTTTGATGTGGCAGGTTTATCCCTTTTTACAGACGAAAAAAATTTGAAATATATTTTAGGTTTTTTAAATAGTAGTGTATGTACGTATCTACTTACTATTTTGAATCCAACAATGAATTTTCAAGTGGGAAACATTTCTTCTCTACCGTTAATTGAAACAGACAATCAAATTATTGAAATTATAGGCAAAAAAGTAGATGAGAATATAACTTTTATGAAATCTGATTGGGATTCAAATGAAATTTCATTTAATTATTCTCGAAATGTTCTGTTAGAATTCAAAAATGGAAAAAATTTATTGAAAGATATTTATAAAGAATATTCTCAGGATAAGATTTCAAATGTCAAAAAGCTTTATGAAAATGAAGAGGAAATTAATAGGATATTTATTGAGATATATGGTTTACAGGAGGAACTTTCCCCTAAAGATGAAGAAAGTGTCTTAGGAATCCATGAAATTAATAGAAAAGAAGAATCACAAAATCTTTTATCATTCTTTATAGGTTGTTTAACCGGACGCTATTCATTAAATAGTAAAGGTCTCATATTTGCTGGTGGTAAATGGGATGATAGAGAGTATACTCTTTTTAAACCACATACCAATGGAGTTATTCACTTTACTGAATCACATTATTTCGAAAATGACGTTATTCTTCGTCTTCGTGATTTCTTAGCTGTTGCTTTTTCTTCAGATACTGTAGATGAAAATATTCAATGGCTAGCAGAAGCACTTGAAATGAAAAAAGGTGAGGATGCAGAGGCTCGTTTACGTCGATATTTCTTAGATGAGTTCTTTGTAGATCATTGTAAAATGTATCAAAAGCGTCCAATATACTGGCTAGTGGATTCTGGAAAACAAAAGGGATTACGTACACTGATTTATATGCACCGTTACCAACCGGACACAATGGCTACTATTCGTTTTGAACATTTACAAGAAATACAATCGAAGTATCAAAATGAAATTTCTGATTTAGAAAACCGATTAGTGAATCCCAACTTATCAGCAAGTGAGAAGAAAAAGCTAACAGTAGAAAAAGTTTCTTTTGAAAAGAAAATGGATGAGCTACGAGAGTTTGATAAACGTTTAGCCGAATTAGCCAACGAAGAGATTGAAATTGATCTAGACGATGGTGTCAAAGTGAACTATGAAATGTTTTACCGTGGTGGTAAAGGTGTATTAGCGAAAATTAAGTAA
- the brxC gene encoding BREX system P-loop protein BrxC codes for MIIQEIFEKKIDRPINGVVQAGQIDEKTIQTELEEYVVTAEILDSLKGFYKNYEKAYSNPTKNVGVWISGFFGSGKSHFLKILSYLLDGKKVGGKTPFEYFKDKISDTVLLDAMSRIESKPSDALLFNVGSEAGASAARGTKESIIEIILRIFNEHLGYSNTLWVADFERQLASDQKYDAFCSEIEELYNEKWQDFRTKFRLRYAKIIAVLCEIGYEQETADFLVKSAQKEFSISAVQLGELVAQYCKSKGPDYRLIFLIDEVGQYIGTDNNLMLDLQNAVEEIGAAAMGQAWIAVTSQEKIKDVSNMNAANTKDFSKIQGRFETRINLSSSDTDEVLKRRLLEKTETASKTLESIFEPNEQLIRNRLSFDKDRTQYRSGYRSTNEFVETYPFVPYQVDLLQAVLEKIGIHGEGSSYASRGERSLLKAFQEAAIYNGHEELGNLVTMAEFYPTIRQHLESAIVQTISRAENRAKNSEGLVEYDVDVLKVLYLIKGIDHIKATPNNISTLLLESIQSEKNELVIKESLNRLEQTMFIEKHADGTYSFLSDEEQEINKEIRNVDVNAIKIKERLGDTFFEKMYPNAKYNYQKGMLFDYNKRFDNYAKTNMKYPLTMQVITGGLTPTEAALQAVEGQMVIYLNEELIAEAEEAIRISEQIRRYVNLKRNPSTTQAQHRIYDAKMESIGDYEVKAEELLKKACEEATIFIQMQERTFRGSFEKQVSDAFDMLIQNTYKYLEYIDEPIQMKTFKEQWRILAEKGISNDLLGEIGNVKAYNEVLHYLDELIRMHQKPSLKDVIDKYNQVPYGWSDYDTIGIVLALMHSGKVKLMIADEHFTPTSSTQFYDKLARTTERDKIRVIPEIEVDPKVRREFTGLYKDLFGRMDIGDSYQEFANAIKSALQKYFIEPLDEMDERRKKTLSAEFTYPEGTKISSLKIDILRLTQIREPEQLVKAFIDAEDDLYDWQEAIEQLVGFYLKAPIERFDEAVSFLNQVQNDLRYTQSQKVNLLKKNITDILTKASPYSEIPQLPSLIEKLDQAIQEEVTEQKQGLASQITQLEKKIDDLKDYYSNNEIITELIIDKMQNFKMLQQEILNSNSLITIQMNLTKLRTVTETIQEEAKRKEKELVQLKPPTPDTPVTVVREKGTKIISSSELKNMISHTSIETQSDLDAVLAELRTQLLKELKENTLKIEL; via the coding sequence ATGATTATTCAAGAGATTTTTGAGAAGAAAATTGATAGACCAATTAATGGTGTTGTACAAGCAGGTCAAATTGATGAAAAAACAATACAAACAGAATTAGAAGAATACGTTGTCACAGCAGAAATTTTAGATAGCTTAAAAGGGTTTTATAAAAATTATGAGAAAGCATATTCAAATCCAACCAAAAATGTTGGTGTGTGGATTTCTGGTTTCTTCGGTTCCGGTAAATCACATTTCCTTAAAATATTATCTTACTTATTGGATGGTAAGAAAGTAGGGGGAAAAACACCATTTGAATACTTTAAAGATAAAATTTCTGATACTGTACTTTTAGATGCAATGTCTCGGATAGAATCAAAACCTTCAGATGCATTGTTATTTAATGTAGGTTCTGAAGCTGGAGCAAGTGCAGCACGTGGAACGAAAGAGAGTATTATCGAAATTATCTTACGTATTTTTAATGAACATCTCGGATATTCCAATACGCTGTGGGTAGCAGATTTTGAACGACAATTAGCAAGTGACCAAAAATACGATGCTTTTTGTTCGGAAATTGAAGAATTGTATAACGAAAAATGGCAGGATTTTCGTACTAAATTCCGCTTGAGATATGCAAAAATTATTGCTGTACTTTGTGAAATTGGCTATGAACAAGAAACAGCGGATTTCCTAGTAAAATCAGCACAAAAAGAATTTTCTATTTCAGCCGTTCAGTTAGGGGAGCTTGTTGCACAATATTGTAAGTCAAAAGGACCTGATTATCGCTTAATTTTTTTAATTGATGAAGTGGGTCAATATATCGGTACAGATAATAACTTGATGCTTGATTTACAAAACGCGGTAGAAGAAATTGGTGCTGCTGCGATGGGACAAGCATGGATTGCGGTAACTTCTCAGGAAAAGATTAAAGACGTTTCTAATATGAATGCAGCTAATACAAAAGACTTTTCGAAAATTCAAGGAAGATTTGAAACGCGAATAAACTTATCTAGTTCAGATACAGACGAAGTTTTAAAACGCCGTTTATTAGAAAAGACAGAAACGGCTTCGAAAACATTAGAGTCCATTTTTGAACCGAATGAGCAATTAATTCGTAATCGTCTTTCTTTTGATAAAGATCGAACACAATATCGCTCAGGCTATCGTTCAACAAATGAGTTTGTCGAAACATATCCATTTGTACCTTATCAAGTGGATTTATTGCAAGCAGTATTAGAGAAAATTGGTATACATGGTGAAGGAAGTTCCTACGCTTCAAGAGGGGAACGTTCATTATTAAAAGCTTTCCAAGAAGCAGCGATATACAATGGCCATGAAGAGTTAGGTAATTTAGTAACGATGGCGGAGTTTTATCCAACTATTCGTCAACATTTAGAATCAGCTATCGTACAGACGATTTCGAGAGCTGAAAACCGTGCAAAAAACTCAGAAGGTCTTGTTGAATATGATGTTGATGTATTAAAAGTATTGTATTTGATTAAAGGAATAGACCACATTAAAGCAACACCCAATAATATTTCAACACTTTTATTAGAAAGTATTCAGTCTGAAAAAAATGAACTTGTAATTAAAGAATCGTTAAACCGTCTAGAGCAAACGATGTTTATTGAAAAGCACGCAGATGGAACATATTCATTTTTATCAGATGAAGAGCAAGAAATAAATAAAGAAATTCGTAATGTTGATGTTAATGCTATCAAGATTAAAGAAAGATTGGGCGATACATTTTTTGAGAAAATGTATCCAAATGCTAAATATAACTATCAAAAGGGAATGCTTTTTGATTACAATAAACGTTTTGATAATTATGCAAAAACAAATATGAAATATCCGTTAACAATGCAAGTCATTACGGGTGGGTTAACCCCTACAGAAGCTGCTTTACAGGCAGTAGAAGGGCAAATGGTTATTTATTTAAATGAGGAATTAATTGCCGAGGCAGAAGAAGCCATTCGTATTTCTGAACAGATCCGCCGTTATGTGAATTTAAAACGTAATCCAAGTACAACACAGGCGCAACATCGTATTTATGACGCGAAAATGGAGAGTATTGGTGACTACGAGGTAAAGGCAGAAGAATTATTAAAAAAAGCTTGTGAAGAAGCAACAATTTTCATTCAAATGCAGGAGCGTACATTCCGAGGCAGTTTTGAAAAGCAAGTATCAGACGCCTTCGATATGTTAATCCAAAACACGTACAAGTATTTAGAATACATTGATGAACCAATCCAAATGAAAACATTCAAAGAACAATGGAGAATCCTAGCTGAGAAAGGTATTTCAAATGATTTACTAGGCGAAATAGGTAATGTAAAAGCTTATAACGAGGTATTACACTATTTAGATGAACTCATTCGAATGCATCAAAAACCATCGTTAAAGGATGTTATTGATAAATATAATCAGGTTCCTTATGGCTGGAGTGACTACGATACAATCGGCATTGTCCTAGCTTTAATGCACTCCGGTAAAGTAAAGTTAATGATTGCAGATGAACACTTTACGCCAACAAGTTCAACTCAATTTTATGATAAACTTGCTCGAACAACAGAGCGAGATAAAATACGTGTGATTCCTGAGATTGAAGTAGATCCAAAAGTGCGTCGTGAATTCACTGGATTATACAAGGATTTATTCGGACGAATGGATATTGGAGATTCTTATCAAGAGTTCGCGAATGCTATTAAATCGGCATTACAGAAGTATTTTATCGAACCACTAGATGAGATGGATGAACGTCGAAAGAAAACACTATCTGCTGAGTTTACTTATCCTGAAGGAACAAAGATTAGTTCTTTAAAAATCGATATACTTCGATTAACACAAATTCGGGAACCAGAACAACTTGTTAAGGCATTTATTGATGCCGAGGATGATTTATACGATTGGCAAGAAGCGATTGAACAGTTAGTTGGTTTCTATTTAAAAGCACCAATTGAACGGTTTGATGAAGCAGTATCGTTTTTAAATCAAGTTCAAAATGATTTACGTTATACACAATCACAAAAGGTAAACCTGCTAAAGAAAAATATTACCGACATTTTAACCAAAGCATCACCATATAGTGAGATTCCGCAATTGCCTAGTTTAATTGAAAAACTTGATCAAGCAATTCAAGAAGAAGTAACAGAACAAAAACAAGGTCTTGCAAGTCAAATTACACAATTAGAGAAAAAGATAGATGATTTAAAAGATTATTATTCAAATAATGAAATCATTACGGAATTAATAATTGATAAAATGCAGAATTTCAAAATGTTGCAACAAGAAATTCTTAATAGTAATAGTCTAATCACGATTCAAATGAATTTGACGAAACTACGTACAGTAACAGAAACCATTCAAGAAGAAGCAAAACGTAAAGAAAAAGAATTAGTACAATTAAAACCGCCTACACCAGACACACCTGTTACGGTTGTACGTGAAAAAGGAACAAAAATTATTTCTTCAAGCGAATTAAAAAACATGATTTCACATACAAGCATCGAAACACAGTCTGACTTAGATGCTGTACTTGCAGAGTTACGAACACAGTTATTAAAAGAACTAAAAGAAAATACATTAAAAATTGAATTATAG
- a CDS encoding BrxA family protein, with product MEYSAGFTSEGWFRQEVEYVLDQLHKGFSRKEIRSKVIEDNVFLLRSESAISKRFQMVYRRAKTLYPTLSEYYFNGTNSDQKVLLLYSFLKCYRYAYENFYELIVYRYQHKNGTLQVSDMSFYMEEKEQQSEKIANWHIATKKKINSTLLLFYRESGMIELVEDEYKVSPLHVSQALKQYAEEQDVLLKALITLKAGG from the coding sequence ATGGAATATTCAGCTGGTTTTACGAGCGAAGGATGGTTCCGACAGGAAGTGGAATATGTTTTAGACCAACTTCACAAAGGTTTTAGCCGCAAAGAAATAAGAAGTAAAGTAATTGAGGATAATGTTTTCTTGTTAAGAAGTGAGTCGGCTATTAGTAAAAGATTTCAAATGGTTTATCGCAGAGCAAAGACATTATATCCAACATTATCTGAATACTATTTCAATGGCACTAATTCTGATCAAAAAGTACTATTATTATATAGCTTCCTTAAATGTTATCGATATGCTTACGAAAATTTTTATGAATTGATTGTTTATCGATATCAACATAAGAATGGAACTTTACAGGTTTCAGATATGAGCTTTTACATGGAAGAAAAGGAACAGCAATCAGAGAAAATCGCAAATTGGCATATAGCTACAAAAAAGAAAATCAATAGTACACTTCTATTATTTTACAGAGAAAGTGGTATGATTGAATTAGTAGAAGATGAGTATAAAGTCTCTCCTTTACATGTGAGTCAAGCTCTTAAACAGTATGCTGAAGAACAGGACGTTTTGTTAAAAGCATTAATAACATTAAAGGCAGGTGGTTAA